aacgacaacaacaacaacaacaacaaaaaaaaacatccaatcaattcaaatccaATCCGGTCCAGTGAATTTATGGGTGGACAAATAGAttccaatatatatattcggATGTATTGTGGTGGTGGAAGATTGTGTGTTCGGGTCAGtcggttttttgttgttgttgttgttgtttgtgaaaataaaatgaaaaataaaaatatttcatgatcatcattcatttactgactatcattgaaaatggttgattcaatcagaatgatgatgatgatgatacgaaTGAAGAATATTTTCGTACTTATTACCACTGGTATTTggtggtcatcattatttttcatttcattcatcagtCTATTTCAACATTATTCAACCTATCCAATGGTAAGTTTATATATAAGTGAATAGCAAATTCTTTTATCATTCgatttcgatgaaaaaatagcCACAAATGAGAATATGTatacaatcaattgatccaaCAAGATTACCAAGTCAATGTATCTATTGTAAAAGTCGTACATTTCCAATTACTGTTCGTATGTGTACTGGTAATGtatgttaattttttttttttttttttttttgataatgtgAATGATTGGGTTAACCAatattttgtgttttttttttcttgttatatGAAGTCATATCTTCCGGCACGTATGACATTGAATGAAGCTTCGTGTTTGATAACCACTTGTCGTAAGGTGtgttatatatattctattTAATGAATGTCCATgattgattcgttttttttgttttgtttgcataGCAACTTCCAAGATATCCACCGGAaccatattcatatatacgTCCAatggctaataataatattggttataataataataatcataatagcTATAAtagccataataataataatgcaatGC
This is a stretch of genomic DNA from Dermatophagoides farinae isolate YC_2012a chromosome 6, ASM2471394v1, whole genome shotgun sequence. It encodes these proteins:
- the LOC124493732 gene encoding uncharacterized protein LOC124493732 encodes the protein MVDSIRMMMMMIRMKNIFVLITTGIWWSSLFFISFISLFQHYSTYPMPQMRICIQSIDPTRLPSQCIYCKSRTFPITVRMCTGNSYLPARMTLNEASCLITTCRKQLPRYPPEPYSYIRPMANNNIGYNNNNHNSYNSHNNNNAMHNDPINDDDDDNDHSNDHTNGSNGIDDVGGNNGGNDIMEHPSTTIINKIRKPAKFFLGKPQKIQTSIRPFSLYG